The following are encoded in a window of Procambarus clarkii isolate CNS0578487 chromosome 33, FALCON_Pclarkii_2.0, whole genome shotgun sequence genomic DNA:
- the LOC138370827 gene encoding uncharacterized skeletal organic matrix protein 6-like, translating into MKSLQEGMKSLQEGMKGLQKGMRSLQEGMKSLQEGMRSLQEGMRNLQEGMRSLQEGMKNLQEGMKSLREGMRSLQEGMRSLQEGMKSLQEGMRNLQEGMKSLVNM; encoded by the coding sequence ATGAAGAGCCTCCAGGAAGGCATGAAGAGCCTCCAGGAAGGCATGAAGGGCCTCCAGAAAGGCATGAGGAGCCTCCAGGAAGGCATGAAGAGCCTCCAGGAAGGCATGAGGAGCCTCCAGGAAGGCATGAGGAACCTCCAGGAAGGCATGAGGAGCCTCCAGGAAGGCATGAAGAACCTCCAGGAAGGCATGAAGAGCCTCCGGGAAGGCATGAGGAGCCTCCAGGAAGGCATGAGGAGCCTCCAGGAAGGCATGAAGAGCCTCCAGGAAGGCATGAGGAACCTCCAGGAAGGCATGAAGAGCCTTGTGAACATGTAA